Within the Stenotrophomonas maltophilia genome, the region TGAAGCCAGCGGGCTGGTTCATCGCCAGCAGTGCCCTGGAGCCGTTGCCGATCACGCTCTGCTGCAGCAGAACCCGGGCGGTGGCGCCGGCCGCACCCCAGCCGCCTGCGGGCTGGTTGTAGGGCTTGTAACGGGGTGGTTTCTGCTCGGACATGTTCGAAGACCTGGCGCCAGGAGACGAGACTGCGAAGGGCACGACAGACAGAGTCAAGCACGGCCGGGACCACTTCGCCAGAGCCGCCCCGAATCTTCCGGCGCGCCCCCTCCGGGTCGACGGAGTCTGCTGCATTGCCACGGACGCACTGCGCTATCCTCGGGGCGTGGGGCAGCAGCCCATGACACGCTCACTCTGTCCGGACACTCTGCATGGCTGACTCGCCCCCGCCGCCCTCTCCGCCTGCCGGCACCGCGCAGCGCACGTTGCAGCGCTGGCGCGAGGGCGGGCTGCAGGTGCAGGCGCAGGCCGACGTGGTCGCCGAAGAGGTGCCGGTAGCGCTGCACTACAACGGCACCGTGTTCGCCGTGATGATGGCCACGCCCTGTGACCTGGAGGACTTTGCGCTCGGTTTCTCGCTCAGCGAGGGCTTGATCACCACGCCGACGCAGCTGCTCTCGATCGATGTGGCGCCGCAGCTGGAAGGCATCGAACTGCGGATGACGGTTGCCGCCGAGGCACCGGGCGCCGGTCTGGATCCGGCCGATGGCCGCCTGCTGCCCGGCCGTGGCGGCTGCGGCCTGTGCGGAACACGGCAGCTCGAGGATGTGCTGCGGCCCCTGCCCCCGGTACGCGAACGACGGACCTACGCGCCGGCGGCCCTGCAGCGGGCACTGGCCACGCTGTCGCAGCACCAGCCGATGAATGCGGCCAGCGGCTCCACCCACGCGGCCGCCTGGGCCGACGCCAACGGGCGCATCGGCTGGGTGCGCGAGGACGTGGGCCGCCACAATGCACTGGACAAGCTGATCGGCGCCCTGCATCACAACGAGCACGCCATCGACGGTGGACTGCTGCTGATTTCCAGCCGGGCCAGCTACGAGATGGTCAGCAAAGCAGTGCGCGCCGGTACCAGCGTACTGGCCGCCGTGTCCGCGCCAACGGCGTTGGCGATCGATCTGGCGCGCAGCGCAGGGCTGTGCCTGGTCGGCTTCGCCCGCGGCAGTGGATTCAATGTGTACACCCATCCAGAGCGGTTGCGGCCGGAAGACATGCCAACGGCATGAACGCGGCCATGGCGGGACCCGCCATCGTCAGTGGGCAACCCCCATCATCGGCCGGGTGACAACAGGCCCGCGATGCGCTCGGCCACCTGGGCGCGCACCGCGTCGTCCAGCTGTCCTTCGTACATGGCCTCGTAGATCCACAGCCCATCGGCCGCCAACCGTGCCACGAAATTGTCCAGCGCCGCAGGATCAACCACGCCGGCCGGCGGCGGCGATGGCGCCCAGCGCTGCACGGCCGGGCTCCATGGCCGCTCACCGGCCTCCGGGTCCACCGATTCGAGCATGAACATCAGCTCGGCGCGCGTCGCGCTCTGCGCCGACACGCGGACGAAGGTCTGATAGCGCTCGAGCGCCGTGGCCTCGCTGGCACGCTTTCCGAGCAGCGCTTCCATCGATGCCTCCCAGTTGTGCACCAGGTGCTCGTCGATGCCGCGCAGCAGTGCCTCGCGCGACGGGAAGTGATACAGCAGGCCGCCGCGCGTGAGGCCGGCTTCTGCCGCCACCGACTCGAAGGTCACCGCGCGCACGCCGTCTCGATTGATCACGTTGACGGCGGCATCGAGGATGCGCTGGCGCTTGCTGGTTCTCATCGCACTACTTTACGCGATCGGCCGCTCCCTCGCGGCTCCCCGCCCGCCCGCGCAGCAGGCGCGCGATCAGCGCTGCACCCACGGCCAGCACCGCGGTGATGACCAGCAGCACGATCTGGTAGCTGCGGTCATAGGCGGCGGTGGCGCCGGCGAACCACTCGCCCGGGCCGGCTTCGCGGGCGACCTGCTGCGCCTGGGCGAATCCTTCCCGCGCCAGTGCCGGAACATCCGCCGATACCGGCAGGAAGGCGCCGTACATCGCTGCGCCCAGGCTGCCCAGCATCGCCACCGCCAGCAGGCCGCCGAATTCGTAGGAGACCTCCTCCACGGAGGACGCCATGCCCGCACGGTGCGCAGGCACGTTGTTGAGGATGGCGGTGGATGCGACCGAGATTGCCGAGCCCATGCCGAACCCGGTGATCGCCATGCCGGCGACGACCCAGCCCAGTCCGTGCGGAAAACCGAATGCGACCACGCCCACGCCCAGTGCCCCCGCGGCCAGTCCGCCGCAGATCAGCGGACGCAGGCCGACGCGGTGCAGGATGCTGCCGCCGAGCAGCGCGCTGGGCAGGCTGCCCAGCGCCGCCACCGATACCAGCAGGCCCGCCTGCAATGGCGTGAATCCGGCGACCAGCTGGAAACGCTGGGTGGTCAGCAGTTGCAGGCCCGCCATCGCAAACAGGGTGAACACCGCAGACAGCGTACCGGCCAGGAATGCCGGATTGCGGAAGATCGCGAAGTCCAGCAGTGGATGCGGCAGGCGCTGCTGGCGGCGGGCAAAGGCGGCGCCCGCCATCAGCGCCAGCACCGATGCCGCCGCGCCGAGGCCATAGGAAGGCGGCGTGGCGATCAGCGATTTGATCGCCAGCACCAGCCCCGACAGCGCCGCCAGCGCCAGCAGCGAGGACAGCAGATCCCACGGCCGGGACGTGTCGCGCTGCCCCTCCGGCGCCAGCAGCAGCGTCGCGACGAAGGCCACGATCACCACCGGCACGTTGACCAGGAACACCGATCCCCACCAGAAATGCTGCAGCAGCCAGCCACCGATGATCGGTCCGAGCGCGGCGCCGACGATCGCCACCGAGCCCCAGATCGCGATGGCGATGTTGCGCTCACGCTCTTCATGGAAGCTGAGGCCGATCAGCGCGAGCGTGGCAGGCATCATCGCCGCGGCGCCCACGGCGAGCAGCGCACGGGCAGCGATCAACTGCGCTGCGGTGACAGAGAACGCTGCCGCCAGCGAAGCCACGCCGAAGACCACCAGGCCGATCAGGAACATGCGACGGTGACCGATGCGGTCGCCCAGCGTGCCCGCACCGAGCAGCAGGCCAGCCATCACCAGTGGATAGGCATTGATGATCCACAGCGCCTGACCCGCGCTGGCGGAAAGTTCTGCCGTCAGCGTGGGCAGCGCCGTGTACAGCACCGAGTTGTCCAGCGTCACCAGCAGCAGGCCGGCGGCCACCGTGAACAACAGCGACCAGCGCCGGGCACGGGACAGAGCCGGAGCATCGGCCAAGGACTGGGACAAGGCCATGGGAAACAAACCTGGGCAAGAAGGTTCCATTAACTATACCGGATGTCCTGTATAGTTATAGCGCTGCAGCGACACGTTCAGGTTTCGACCCAGGCGCTGTTCAGCCCCGGCAGGCGCCGCTGGTGCTACCTGCAGTCCACCGGTAACGCCGCCACCGCCGCGACCACCTGTTCCTGCATGCCCTGCCCCACGGCCATGTCGAGTTCGCCCGCGATGTCACCGTGCTGGCGCCGCAGCTCGTCCTCGCACAGGCTGCGCACCCGGGCCCGCGCGTTCGCCCGCAGCGACGCACAGCGCCAGTCCGCGTCGCCGAGCGGCAGTACCGAATAAACCACGCTGTTGCATGCGTTGGAGGCCCGCTCGCGCAGCGTATGCCCACCGAAATCCCGCGGCGCCCTGCTGCGCGTGGGATCGAAGTAGCTGTCCGGGAAGGTGCGTGCATACTGCTCGATATCGACGTGCAGCACGCGGCCACCGGCCGCTGCGAGGGGCAGCGGATCCGTGCAGCGGGCACTGTCGGCGCGGTGCTGGATGTAACGGTAGATGGGACGGTCAAGGCCTGGATCCTCCGCAGTCACCGCACTCACCGCGGCCAGTACCGGCAGCGCGGCACGGTTGGCCATGCGCGCGAGCAGCCCTGCCTCTGCCGGCCGGCAGCGGTCGCGCAGGGTTGCCACCAGCAGGAATGCCACGTCGTTGCGGAAGGCCGCATCGTCCCCCATCCGCCGCTCGATCCGCTGCCGCATCTCGTCGGTGGGCGCCACGGAAGTGGCCTGCGGCGGCTGCGGCTGCGCTGTCCGCAGGTACAGCCACCCGACCGCCGTGGCTGTCACCGCCAGCAGCGCCATCGCCAGTAGTGGACGCCCGCGCATCAGTTGTGGATCGGCGTCAGTGTGGCGGCCGCCACATCGTAGGAAGCGCTGGCGATGTCGGCGTCGAAGCGCTTGACCTGCACCCGCCCGGCGAGTCGATAGGGGTCCCACAGCGCACCCAGCGTGATCGGCGTGGCCAACGTCACGTGGATCATCTGGTTCGGCGGTGGTGGGGGTACATGGATGCAGGCACCATAGAACGGGACGAACAGCACCTCGTCCACGCGTCCATCGTCGGTGGTGCCCAGGGGCACGACGTAACCGTCCAGGTCCACCGCACGTCCATCCACCGATGCCACCACGCGCGAAGAGCCGAACTGCCGGGCGCGCTCCGGACGGGAGTGGTCGATCGCCTGACCGGGCGGCGTGCCGGCGCCGCTGTCGTCAATCAGGCCACCGACGCCGGCCATGCCGTCGCGTGACAGGCCGATCTGCGGCGGCGGTCGCTGGAAACGGTCCTCGTCCGGCATCAGGGCGTCCCAGCGGTCGATCGGGCGTGCCGACGGAGACGGCGCCGCCGCCGGCAACGGTGCAGGGTGCTGTCCGGCACCGTCGGGCACGCGGGCGCATCCGGCCAGCAGCGCGCATCCGGCGAGCCATGCAAGGCAATCACGGCGCATAGGGTTTCAGCCGTGCATCGCGCATGCTGTAGGCAGAGCCTGCCAGCTCATCCTCCAGGCGCTCGGCGTGCAGGTTTCCGGCCAGGAAGAACGGAGCGTACATGTCAGGCATCTCGATTGCCCGGTCCAGTACCACGTGCACGATCTGGTTCGGCGGCGGTGGTGGCACATGGATGCAGGCGCCGTAATACGGGACGAACAGGAATTCACTGAGCCGTCCTTCCGCAGTGCTGGCCAGCGGCACCACGTAGCCCGGCAGGCGCACCGGGCGCTGCAGCACGGCGTCGACGGTGCGGAACGTGCCGAACTGCGGCATGCGTCGGCTGCCGTTGTGTTCCACCTCAGGGCCTTCGCCACGTTCCAGCGCCGCCAGCTCGTCGGCGGGCATCATCTGCAGCCAGTCCAGCTCCTGCTCTTCCACGGTCGCTGCGTCCTGATCCGCCACCGGTGGCGGCAGCGCCTGCACGCCGGTGTCGACCGGCCGCTCGCAGGCAACCAGCATCAGCAACACTGGCAAGCCACCCAGCCGGCGCATGCTCATCCCGGCGACGCCAGACCGTCGGCGAGCGTGCGCCGGTAGGCCAGCGCGGCCGGCACCAGGCCCGCCACGGCGCTGACCAGCAGCAGGCCCGCCACCCAGCCCAGCTCGCGCGCATCCGGCCAGACGTGGGTGATCGACAGGCCATACTGCGCCAGCGCCCAGCTGCGTCCCACGGCACTGGCCAGCACCAGCGCCGCCAGTGCCAGCCCGCACGCCAGCGCGCTGGTCGCCACCGCCTCCACCACCAGCAGGCCGGCGATGTAGCGCGGGCGCGCGCCGACCGCGCGCAGCACCGCCATCTCGCGGCGCCGTTCCTGCAGGGTTGATACCAGCAGCGCCACCAGCGAGACCATTCCCAGCAGCACCACCATCGCGCTGATCAACCGCAGTGCCCGCTCGGCCGTGCCCAACGACTGCCACAACTGCTGCAGGGTGACGCCCGGCAGGATCGCCAGCATCGCCTCCTCCGGATAGTCGTTGATCGTGCGCTGCACGGAGAACGTCGCGATGCGGGTATTCAGGCCAAGCATGAAGGCGGTGATGCTGGTCGGGGTCAGATCAAGCCGCCGCGCCTGCTCCGCGCTGACATGCTGGCCGGGCAGCTGCACGCCGGAGCGCCAGTCGATGTGGATGGCTTCGATCGCCGGCAGCGATACCAGCACCGACGCATCCACCGGTGTTCCGGTGCGCTGCAGGATCCCCACCACGCGGAACGGCTTGTCGGCATGCGTGGCCAGGGGCACCGCCCCGGTGCCATGCGCCAGCACGATCGGGTCGCCCGGCGTGATGTTCTGCGCCTGCGCCACCTCCGCGCCGATCACCGCATCGTACAGGTCCGAGAAGGGCCCGCCCTGTGCGAAGACCAGTTCATGACCGGCACCGTAGCGGTAATGCTCGAAGTAGCCGCCGCTGGTGCCGACCACGCGGTAGCCCCGCCAGGAATCGCCCAGCGAGAGCGGCACCGACCACTTCACCTGCGGCAGCGCCGACAGCGCCTGATAGGACTGCCAGGAGACATTGTTGGTCGGATCGCCGATATGGAACACCGAATAGAGCAGCAGGTTCACCGGTCCGGAGCGCGCACCCACGATCAGATCGGTTCCGGACACGGTGCTGGCAAAACCTTCATGCGCCTGCGTGCGGACCCGCTCCACGCCCAGCAGCAGAACCACGCTGAGGGCGATCACCAGCACCGTGAGGGCAACACTGAGCGCGCGGCTGCGCAGGCTGGCCCAGGCAAGTTCAAGCATGGGCAGCTCCGGCATGATTGATCTCGGCCAGGACGATGACCCGGTCGAACAGAGGCTGCAGGCTTTCATCGTGGCTGACCACCAGCGCGGTGGTGCCGCAGGCCTGGCATTGCCGGGTCATCAGGCGCACGAACGCGTCCGCCGCGTGCCGGTCCAGTGCCGAGGTGGGCTCGTCGGCAAGCAGCACCTGCGGCCGCCCGATCAGTGCGCGTGCCGCTGCCACGCGCTGCTGCTGGCCGACACTGAGCCTGCCCGCCGGACGGCCCATCAGCGTCGGGTCGATCTGCAGGGACTGCAGCAGCCGTGCGATCTCCTCGTCCAGCGCTGCGCCGACGCGCTGCCTGCGCAGCCGCGAGAAGCGCAGACCCAGCGCGATGTTCTCACGCACGCTGAGGAACGGCAGCAGGTTGAACTGCTGGAAGATCACGCCCAGCTGGTCGGCACGGAAGCGGTCGCGGGCCGGACCGTTCATCGCATGCAGGGAGTGTCCGGCGACGTCGACCCGGCCCTGGCGAGCGCGCAGCACGCCGGCCAGCACACCCAGCAGGGTGCTTTTGCCACCGCCACTGGCACCGCGCAGCAGCACGCTGCTGCCCGCATCGACGCGCAATGCCGGAATCTCCAGTACCGGGCGATCGCCGTAGGCGAAGCGCAGGTCCTGCACATCGATGACCGCCGCACTCACGGCGCAAGTACCACGCGCAGAGTCTCGGCTGTCAGCACGTGCCGTGCCTGTCCGGCGGGCGTGGTGCTGTTGACGATGACCTCATGCAGGCCAGGGAACAGCACCGGCAGGCGGACCACCAGCACCCGCAGCGCGGACGGATGCGCGCACTGGAAACGCAGTCCGGCACTGAAGCCGGCATGGCCGTGGTGCCCGGCGTCGCGCATCGGGTCTGCAGCGAATCCGTCGGCGGCCACGCTGCTGGCGGCAAGGCGGCACTGGGCCGCAGTCGGCAGGGTGACCCATGCGCCTTCCTTCAGCAATGCCTTCGCACGTGCGAGCGCGGCGCGCTCCTGCGGGGTGGCGGGCGGTCGCTCGAAATCGAGCAGGCCGATACCGGGGGCCTGCATTGCCAGGTCCAGTGTTCCCCGTTCGAGCGCCACATCGACCGTGGCCTGGCCATGCACATGCGCGCCCTGCTGGCGCACCTCATGGGCGTGGGCGGACGCCGCAGAAAGCAGCAGCAGAAACGTGGCGGGAAGCTTCATGAGGGTACCGTTAGTGTTACTATGTAACATTATGGACCACATCCCCACCGTTCCTGCAAGGGGTCTGCCACAGCCGCCAGCATCGGCACGCTGGCATCCCCGTTTCGATCTGGCCGGCGCAGGGCTGTCATTGGCCTGCGCAGCGCACTGCATCGCGCTGCCGCTGCTGCTGGCCTTCGTCCCGGCGGCCATGATGGCGTTGCGCTCGTTCCAGCACCCCGGCCATGCCCTGATGACCACCCTGCTGCTGATGTCACGCTGGGAGTGGGCGTTCGCGTTGCTCGCCTCGCTGCTGGCGCTGGCCAGCACCGCTGCGGGCCTGCGCCGGCACCGCCACTGGCTGCCGATGCGACTGGCCCTGGCTGGGGCTGGCCTGCTGTTGTCCGCATCGCTGTATCCACCGCTGAAGGAATCGCTGCTCTGGCACGGCATGGCCACCGCCTGCGGCGGTGGGCTGCTGGCGATGGCCCACCTGTGCAACCGCCGCGCCCTGCGTGCCTGCGCACGCGCGCGCCGATGATGGGAAGGGCGGGTCGGCCCGGCACCGGCCAACCTGACAGATCGGTAATGTCCGGGTCAGGGCCACGAAAGGTGCCCGCCGTCAGCCTGAGCGCCCCATTCCTGCAGGCACCCACCATGTCGTCTTCGCTCCGCCGCTCCGCCGCTCTGCTCCTGCTGCTGCCGGGCGTCGCCGCCGCTCCGCTGGCCCTTGCACACCCCAGCCTGGTGAAGGCAACGCCCGCCGCCGATGCCAGCGTCGCGCCTGCCAACCGCATCGAGCTGACCTTCAGCGAGCGGGTGATGCCGCGCGCCACCCGCATCGAACTGAGCATGGCCCATGGCCGCACCCTGATGGCGATGCCTGCCCTTTCCCAGCAGGTGTCGGACGATGGTCACCGGCTGGTCGTGAGTTTCGCCAAGCCGCTGCCTGCCGGAGACTATCGCCTGCAGTGGCGCGCCGTCGGCCAGGACAGCCACCCCGTCACCGGCGACTATCGTTTCAGCGTGAAGTAAGCTGCGGTGGTGATCGAACTGTCTCCCTATGCCCTGCGGCTGGCGTTGTACCTGGCCTTGATGCTGCTGTTCGGCAGGATGCTGTTCATCCGCCCTGCGCCTGCGCGTCGCATCTTCCTGCCACTGGCCGTGATCGCGCTGGCAGTCGTGCTGCTGGACGCGGCGGTGCGGGTGACAGGCGTGCTGGGGCTTCCGCTTGCCGCGGTCGATCAAGCGACCGTCGCATGGTTCACCACCGCCACACCGGTCGGCGAAGCGGCACTGGTGCGTGCGCTGGCGCTGCTGGCAATGCTGCCGCTGCTTGCCGCAAGCGCGAAAGTGGCCGGGGCACGCCGTGTCATCCTGCTGCCGCTCTCGGCGGTCGCCCTGGCAAGCCTGGCCTGGAACGGCCACGCCGCCGCCGGCGACGGCATCCGCGGTGCGCTGCGCCTGGCGGCCGGGACCGTCCACCTGCTCGCCGCAGGCGCATGGGTCGGCGCGATCGCCGCGGTGCTGCATCTGGCCCTGCGCACCCAGGGCCCTTCCCTGCGTGAACGCACCCATGAACTCTGGCAGGTGGCGCATGGTTTCGCCCTGCCCGGTACGGTAATCGTGGCCCTGCTGGCGATGACCGGCACCTATACCTACGTGGATCTGCAGGGCTCGCTGCAGACCCTGTTCAACACCGCGCACGGGCGCTGGCTGCTGTTCAAGCTGGCCCTGGTCGCGGGCATGCTCGGCCTGGCCGCGCTGCACCGCTGGCGGCTGGTGCCGGCACTCGCCACCGCCATCCGTGGCGGCTGGCAGTTCCGCCCGCTGCGCTCGCTGCGTCACAGCCTCACCTTCGAGGCCGCACTCGGGCTGCTGGTACTGGCCTGCGTGGCCGTGCTCGGCACGCTGGACCCACTGGCATGAGGGCGGCGCTGTGCGGGCCGGCATGCACACGATGAAGCTGCTGATCGTCGAAGACGAGCCCAAGACCGGCAATTACCTGCGACAGGGCCTGATCGAAGCGGGCTACGTGGTCGATCTCGCCTGCGACGGCGTGGACGGCCTGCATCTGGCGGCAGGCGGCGAGTACCAGCTGGTCATCCTCGATGTGATGCTGCCCGGTCTCGATGGCTGGAACGTCCTGTCGCGCCTGCGCGATGCGGGGTGGCAGGTGCCGGTGCTGTTCCTGTCGGCGCGCAGCAGCATTGCCGACCGCGTGCAGGGGCTGGAACTGGGTGCCGATGATTACCTGGCCAAACCTTTCGCCTTCGCCGAGCTGCTGGCACGCGTGCGTACCCTGCTGCGACGCGGCCAGGGCCAGTCTCAGCCTGACCGCATCGTCGTCGCCGATCTGGTGGTGGATACGCTTCGCCGGCGCGTGGAGCGCGGTGGCCAGCGCATCACACTGAGCCCGAAGGAATACGCGCTGCTGGAGCTGCTGGCACGACGGCGCGGCGAGGTCCTGCCACGCTCGTTGATCGCCTCGCAGGTGTGGGACATGAATTTCGACAGCGACACCAATGTCATCGATGTGGCGATACGCCGCCTGCGCGCCAAGATCGACGATGGCTTCGCCGAAAAGCTGGTGGTCACTGTGCGCGGGATGGGCTACGTGCTGGAGGCACCCGAGGTCGAAGCAGCGCAACCGCAATGAGCCTGCGACGCTCCATTGCCGTCCGCCTCACCGTGCTGTTCGCCACGGTCGGTACGCTGGTGCTTGCTGCACTGGGCGTGGCGATCTATCTGAGCGCGCGCCATGATCTGGTCGCACAGGATTTCGCCGAACTGGAGAACAAGGCCGCGTTGATCGCCGACCTCGCCGGCAGCGGCACGTCCGATGAGCGCGCCCAGCGCCTGGGCGATGCGCTGCGCCACCATCCCGATATCGCCTTCCACATCGTCGATGAGCAGGGCGGCGTGCTCTTCTCCACCGCGCCGGAGGCCTTGCGCGCGCATGCGCGGACCCAACCCGCCGACACTGAACCGCGCCGCCATGACTGGACGCTGGCCGACGGAAGCCGCCTGCACGCCCTCAATCTGCGGCAGACGCTGGCCGATGGCAGCCGCCTGGCCACCCTGCTGGCGATCGACGATGCGCGCCATGCCGACTTCCTGCAGCGCTTCCGCCACCTGCTGGCCGTCGCTCTGGTCACTGCTGCCGTGGCCAGCAGCCTGCTGGGGGGCTACGTCGTGCGGCAGACGCTGCGCCCACTGCGCACGCTGGCCGACGAGGCCCGCCATATCACCGCCGGACGACTGCAGCGCCGGCTCACGGCCGAGCACGTGCCCGTCGAACTGGAACAGCTGGCGCAGAGCCTGAACGGGATGCTGGCGCGGCTGCAACAGGACTTCGAGCGCCTCAGCGGGTTCTCCGGAGACCTCGCCCACGAACTGCGTACGCCGATCACCAACATGCTGACCCAGGTGCAGGTGGTGCTCGCGCACCCCCGCAGCAACGAGTCCTATCGCGAGACGCTGCTCTCCTGCGCGGAAGAGCTGCAACGGCTGGCACAGACCGTGGGCGATCTGCTCTATCTGGCCCAGGCCGAAGCACCCGGCGCCCTGCCCTCGCGCGAGGGGGTGGCGCTGGATGCGATGGTCGATGCGCTGCTGGAGTTCTACGATCTGCTGGCCGAGGAGCGCCAGCTCACGCTGCGGCGGGAAGGCAGCGCAGAGGCCAACGGCAACCGCCTGATGCTGCACCGGGCGGTCGCCAACCTGCTTTCCAACGCCCTGCAGCACGCCACGCCGGGTACGGAGATCGTGGTGCGGCTGGACGGCACCGGGCCCACGAGCCGGATTGCTGTCCACAACCTCGGTCCGCCGATTCCCATGCAGGCACTGCCCCGCTTGTTCGACCGGTTCTTCCGCGGCGAGCGCGGCCGGCACGAGGGCGCCGGGCTGGGATTGGCGATCACCCGCGCCATCGTGCAGGC harbors:
- the fdhD gene encoding formate dehydrogenase accessory sulfurtransferase FdhD, which codes for MADSPPPPSPPAGTAQRTLQRWREGGLQVQAQADVVAEEVPVALHYNGTVFAVMMATPCDLEDFALGFSLSEGLITTPTQLLSIDVAPQLEGIELRMTVAAEAPGAGLDPADGRLLPGRGGCGLCGTRQLEDVLRPLPPVRERRTYAPAALQRALATLSQHQPMNAASGSTHAAAWADANGRIGWVREDVGRHNALDKLIGALHHNEHAIDGGLLLISSRASYEMVSKAVRAGTSVLAAVSAPTALAIDLARSAGLCLVGFARGSGFNVYTHPERLRPEDMPTA
- a CDS encoding TetR/AcrR family transcriptional regulator, whose translation is MRTSKRQRILDAAVNVINRDGVRAVTFESVAAEAGLTRGGLLYHFPSREALLRGIDEHLVHNWEASMEALLGKRASEATALERYQTFVRVSAQSATRAELMFMLESVDPEAGERPWSPAVQRWAPSPPPAGVVDPAALDNFVARLAADGLWIYEAMYEGQLDDAVRAQVAERIAGLLSPGR
- a CDS encoding MFS transporter, whose amino-acid sequence is MALSQSLADAPALSRARRWSLLFTVAAGLLLVTLDNSVLYTALPTLTAELSASAGQALWIINAYPLVMAGLLLGAGTLGDRIGHRRMFLIGLVVFGVASLAAAFSVTAAQLIAARALLAVGAAAMMPATLALIGLSFHEERERNIAIAIWGSVAIVGAALGPIIGGWLLQHFWWGSVFLVNVPVVIVAFVATLLLAPEGQRDTSRPWDLLSSLLALAALSGLVLAIKSLIATPPSYGLGAAASVLALMAGAAFARRQQRLPHPLLDFAIFRNPAFLAGTLSAVFTLFAMAGLQLLTTQRFQLVAGFTPLQAGLLVSVAALGSLPSALLGGSILHRVGLRPLICGGLAAGALGVGVVAFGFPHGLGWVVAGMAITGFGMGSAISVASTAILNNVPAHRAGMASSVEEVSYEFGGLLAVAMLGSLGAAMYGAFLPVSADVPALAREGFAQAQQVAREAGPGEWFAGATAAYDRSYQIVLLVITAVLAVGAALIARLLRGRAGSREGAADRVK
- a CDS encoding DUF3299 domain-containing protein → MRRDCLAWLAGCALLAGCARVPDGAGQHPAPLPAAAPSPSARPIDRWDALMPDEDRFQRPPPQIGLSRDGMAGVGGLIDDSGAGTPPGQAIDHSRPERARQFGSSRVVASVDGRAVDLDGYVVPLGTTDDGRVDEVLFVPFYGACIHVPPPPPNQMIHVTLATPITLGALWDPYRLAGRVQVKRFDADIASASYDVAAATLTPIHN
- a CDS encoding DUF3299 domain-containing protein; amino-acid sequence: MRRLGGLPVLLMLVACERPVDTGVQALPPPVADQDAATVEEQELDWLQMMPADELAALERGEGPEVEHNGSRRMPQFGTFRTVDAVLQRPVRLPGYVVPLASTAEGRLSEFLFVPYYGACIHVPPPPPNQIVHVVLDRAIEMPDMYAPFFLAGNLHAERLEDELAGSAYSMRDARLKPYAP
- a CDS encoding ABC transporter permease; the encoded protein is MLELAWASLRSRALSVALTVLVIALSVVLLLGVERVRTQAHEGFASTVSGTDLIVGARSGPVNLLLYSVFHIGDPTNNVSWQSYQALSALPQVKWSVPLSLGDSWRGYRVVGTSGGYFEHYRYGAGHELVFAQGGPFSDLYDAVIGAEVAQAQNITPGDPIVLAHGTGAVPLATHADKPFRVVGILQRTGTPVDASVLVSLPAIEAIHIDWRSGVQLPGQHVSAEQARRLDLTPTSITAFMLGLNTRIATFSVQRTINDYPEEAMLAILPGVTLQQLWQSLGTAERALRLISAMVVLLGMVSLVALLVSTLQERRREMAVLRAVGARPRYIAGLLVVEAVATSALACGLALAALVLASAVGRSWALAQYGLSITHVWPDARELGWVAGLLLVSAVAGLVPAALAYRRTLADGLASPG
- a CDS encoding ABC transporter ATP-binding protein, which codes for MSAAVIDVQDLRFAYGDRPVLEIPALRVDAGSSVLLRGASGGGKSTLLGVLAGVLRARQGRVDVAGHSLHAMNGPARDRFRADQLGVIFQQFNLLPFLSVRENIALGLRFSRLRRQRVGAALDEEIARLLQSLQIDPTLMGRPAGRLSVGQQQRVAAARALIGRPQVLLADEPTSALDRHAADAFVRLMTRQCQACGTTALVVSHDESLQPLFDRVIVLAEINHAGAAHA
- a CDS encoding ZrgA family zinc uptake protein, whose amino-acid sequence is MKLPATFLLLLSAASAHAHEVRQQGAHVHGQATVDVALERGTLDLAMQAPGIGLLDFERPPATPQERAALARAKALLKEGAWVTLPTAAQCRLAASSVAADGFAADPMRDAGHHGHAGFSAGLRFQCAHPSALRVLVVRLPVLFPGLHEVIVNSTTPAGQARHVLTAETLRVVLAP
- a CDS encoding MerC family mercury resistance protein produces the protein MDHIPTVPARGLPQPPASARWHPRFDLAGAGLSLACAAHCIALPLLLAFVPAAMMALRSFQHPGHALMTTLLLMSRWEWAFALLASLLALASTAAGLRRHRHWLPMRLALAGAGLLLSASLYPPLKESLLWHGMATACGGGLLAMAHLCNRRALRACARARR
- the copC gene encoding copper homeostasis periplasmic binding protein CopC yields the protein MSSSLRRSAALLLLLPGVAAAPLALAHPSLVKATPAADASVAPANRIELTFSERVMPRATRIELSMAHGRTLMAMPALSQQVSDDGHRLVVSFAKPLPAGDYRLQWRAVGQDSHPVTGDYRFSVK
- the copD gene encoding copper homeostasis membrane protein CopD, whose amino-acid sequence is MIELSPYALRLALYLALMLLFGRMLFIRPAPARRIFLPLAVIALAVVLLDAAVRVTGVLGLPLAAVDQATVAWFTTATPVGEAALVRALALLAMLPLLAASAKVAGARRVILLPLSAVALASLAWNGHAAAGDGIRGALRLAAGTVHLLAAGAWVGAIAAVLHLALRTQGPSLRERTHELWQVAHGFALPGTVIVALLAMTGTYTYVDLQGSLQTLFNTAHGRWLLFKLALVAGMLGLAALHRWRLVPALATAIRGGWQFRPLRSLRHSLTFEAALGLLVLACVAVLGTLDPLA
- a CDS encoding heavy metal response regulator transcription factor; this encodes MKLLIVEDEPKTGNYLRQGLIEAGYVVDLACDGVDGLHLAAGGEYQLVILDVMLPGLDGWNVLSRLRDAGWQVPVLFLSARSSIADRVQGLELGADDYLAKPFAFAELLARVRTLLRRGQGQSQPDRIVVADLVVDTLRRRVERGGQRITLSPKEYALLELLARRRGEVLPRSLIASQVWDMNFDSDTNVIDVAIRRLRAKIDDGFAEKLVVTVRGMGYVLEAPEVEAAQPQ